From Camelina sativa cultivar DH55 chromosome 7, Cs, whole genome shotgun sequence, one genomic window encodes:
- the LOC104704616 gene encoding uncharacterized protein LOC104704616 produces the protein MNQHSTLGGSADPDRKNSAGSGVTQKRGSPTFDSSIRRQSTGELRTFKEQWNQAVAEDKNWVDRSSSTRNRISNNRRLKRSSVIPSLVQRKAKKPTT, from the exons ATGAATCA GCATTCAACACTAGGTGGAAGTGCTGATCCTGATAGGAAG AACTCAGCTGGCAGTGGTGTGACTCAG aaaCGAGGTTCTCCGACCTTTGATTCAAGT ATACGGAGGCAATCAACAGGGGAGCTTCGAACTTTTAAAGAACAGTGGAACCAAGCTGTAGCAGAAGACAAGAATTGGGTCGACCGGTCATCATCAACTCGGAATCGAATTAGCAATAACCGGAGATTAAAACGAAGTAGTGTGATTCCAAGTTTAGTGCAGAGGAAAGCTAAAAAGcctacaacataa